In Miscanthus floridulus cultivar M001 chromosome 5, ASM1932011v1, whole genome shotgun sequence, one genomic interval encodes:
- the LOC136449882 gene encoding beta-xylosidase/alpha-L-arabinofuranosidase 1-like, translating into MPLAAMASASSSSRSRYSPILVALLCAIAAISSSAAAGPGGAGGLGPISTNGKNYTKVCDPARFAALGLDMSRFRYCDASLPYAERVRDLVGRLVLEEKVRNLGDQAEGAPRVGLPPYKWWGEALHGVSDVGPGGTWFGDVVPGATSFPLVINSAAAFNESLWRAIGGVVSTEIRAMYNLGHAELTYWSPNINVVRDPRWGRASETPGEDPFVVGRYAVNFVRGMQDVVVDRPYSDPFSRPIKVSSCCKHFAAYDVDAWFKADRLTFDAQVEERDMVETFERPFEMCIRDGDASCVMCSYNRINGIPACADARLLSETVRGQWQLHGYIVSDCDSVRVMVRDAKWLNYTGVEATAAAMKAGLDLDCGMFWEGARDFFTTYGVDAVRQGKVKEADVDNALSNVYTTLMRLGFFDGMPEFESLGATNVCTKDHKELAADAARQGMVLLKNDARRLPLDPRKINSVSLVGLLEHINATDVMLGDYRGKPCRIVTPYNAIRKMVNATHVHACDSGACNTAEGMGRASRTAKIADATIVIAGLNMSVERESNDREDLLLPWNQTSWINAVAEASPTPIVLVIMSAGGVDVSFAHNNTKIGAIVWAGYPGEEGGTAIADVLFGKYNPGGRLPLTWFMNEYVNQIPMTSMALRPDAAHGYPGRTYKFYGGPAVLYPFGHGLSYTTFTYASGITGATVTIPIGAWEHCKMLTYKSGAAPSPSPACPALNVASHRCNEVVSFSLTVANTGGVGGDHVVPVYTAPPPEVGDAPLKQLVAFRRVFVPAGAVVDVPFALNVCRTFAIVEETAYTVVPSGVSTVIVGDDALALSFAVTINLAV; encoded by the exons ATGCCTCTTGCCGCAATGGCATCGGCATCCTCCTCGTCCCGCTCCCGGTATTCCCCCATCTTGGTTGCTCTCTTGTGCGCCATTGCCGCCATCTCTTCCTCTGCGGCCGCTGGCCCCGGCGGCGCAGGCGGTCTCGGTCCCATCAGCACCAACGGGAAGAACTACACCAAGGTGTGCGACCCCGCACGGTTCGCGGCGCTGGGCCTGGACATGTCGCGCTTCCGGTACTGCGACGCGTCGCTGCCGTACGCCGAGCGGGTGCGCGACCTCGTGGGCCGCCTCGTGCTGGAGGAGAAGGTGCGCAACCTCGGGGACCAGGCGGAGGGCGCGCCCCGCGTGGGCCTGCCGCCGTACAAGTGGTGGGGGGAGGCCCTCCACGGCGTGTCCGACGTCGGCCCGGGCGGCACGTGGTTCGGCGACGTGGTGCCCGGCGCCACCAGCTTCCCGCTCGTCATCAACAGCGCTGCGGCGTTCAACGAGTCGCTGTGGCGCGCCATCGGCGGCGTGGTGTCCACGGAGATCAGGGCCATGTACAACCTGGGCCATGCCGAGCTCACCTACTGGAGCCCCAACATCAACGTGGTGCGCGACCCGCGGTGGGGGCGCGCCAGCGAGACCCCCGGCGAGGACCCCTTCGTCGTCGGCCGCTACGCCGTCAACTTCGTCCGCGGGATGCAGGACGTCGTCGTCGACCGCCCCTATTCCGACCCGTTCTCGCGGCCCATCAAGGTGTCCAGCTGCTGCAAGCACTTCGCCGCCTACGACGTGGACGCGTGGTTCAAGGCCGACCGCCTCACGTTCGACGCGCAGGTGGAGGAGCGCGACATGGTCGAGACCTTCGAGCGCCCCTTCGAGATGTGCATCCGGGACGGCGACGCCAGCTGCGTCATGTGCTCCTACAACCGCATCAACGGCATCCCCGCCTGCGCCGACGCGCGGCTGCTGTCGGAGACCGTCCGGGGCCAGTGGCAGCTCCACGGGTACATCGTCTCCGACTGCGACTCGGTCCGCGTCATGGTCCGGGACGCCAAGTGGCTCAACTACACCGGCGTCGAGGCCACCGCCGCGGCCATGAAGGCCGGGCTCGACCTCGACTGCGGCATGTTCTGGGAGGGCGCCCGGGACTTCTTCACCACCTACGGCGTCGACGCCGTCCGGCAGGGGAAGGTCAAGGAGGCCGACGTCGACAACGCGCTCAGCAACGTCTACACCACCCTGATGCGGCTCGGCTTCTTCGACGGCATGCCGGAGTTCGAGTCCCTCGGCGCCACCAACGTCTGCACCAAGGACCACAAGGAGCTGGCTGCCGACGCCGCGAGGCAGGGGATGGTCCTCCTCAAGAACGATGCCCGCCGCCTCCCATTGGACCCCAGAAAGATTAATTCAGTGTCGTTGGTTGGCCTGTTGGAGCACATCAATGCCACGGATGTCATGCTGGGAGACTACCGAG GCAAGCCATGCAGAATTGTGACGCCATACAACGCTATCAGGAAGATGGTGAATGCCACGCACGTGCACGCCTGCGACAGTGGGGCGTGCAACACGGCGGAAGGGATGGGTAGAGCATCCAGGACGGCAAAGATCGCCGACGCGACCATCGTCATCGCCGGCCTGAACATGAGCGTGGAGAGGGAGAGCAACGACAGGGAGGATCTCCTGCTGCCGTGGAACCAGACCAGCTGGATCAATGCCGTCGCCGAGGCCTCTCCCACGCCGATCGTCCTGGTGATCATGTCGGCCGGCGGCGTGGACGTCTCCTTTGCGCACAACAACACCAAGATCGGCGCCATTGTCTGGGCTGGGTACCCCGGCGAGGAAGGCGGCACGGCCATCGCCGACGTCCTCTTCGGAAAATACAATCCAG GAGGACGGCTGCCGCTGACATGGTTCATGAACGAGTACGTGAACCAGATCCCCATGACGTCCATGGCGCTGCGTCCCGACGCCGCGCACGGCTACCCCGGCCGGACCTACAAGTTCTACGGCGGGCCGGCCGTGCTCTACCCGTTCGGCCACGGGCTCAGCTACACCACCTTCACCTACGCGTCCGGCATCACCGGCGCCACGGTCACCATCCCGATCGGCGCCTGGGAACACTGCAAGATGCTCACCTACAAGTCGGGCgctgcgccgtcgccgtcgccagcCTGCCCGGCCCTCAACGTCGCCAGCCACAGGTGCAACGAGGTGGTGAGCTTCAGCCTCACGGTGGCGAACACGGGCGGTGTCGGCGGCGACCACGTGGTGCCGGTGTACACCGCGCCGCCTCCCGAGGTGGGCGACGCGCCGCTGAAGCAGCTGGTGGCGTTCCGGAGGGTGTTCGTGCCCGCGGGCGCGGTCGTCGACGTGCCCTTCGCCCTCAACGTGTGCAGGACGTTCGCGATCGTCGAGGAGACGGCGTACACCGTCGTGCCGTCGGGCGTCAGCACGGTCATCGTCGGAGATGACGCGCTGGCGTTGTCGTTCGCTGTCACGATCAACCTGGCAGTGTAG